The following proteins are co-located in the bacterium genome:
- a CDS encoding OmpA family protein, which produces MPRLSPALRTVPPLLLLALAACSTPPRGGGAPAAPRASAPPSSMDVPAASAFDKGRSAVKPGLARQLNELGKRLERRPTFRVHIVGNGDEGRSDAANRLLAQDRALSVRDYLLARGADVTRLTTEGKAGGRQLELRISEGK; this is translated from the coding sequence ATGCCCCGCTTGTCGCCCGCCCTCCGCACCGTTCCGCCCTTGTTGCTCCTGGCACTGGCGGCCTGTTCGACCCCGCCGCGTGGCGGCGGCGCACCGGCCGCGCCACGCGCCTCCGCCCCTCCCTCGTCCATGGATGTGCCCGCCGCATCGGCTTTCGACAAAGGCCGTTCGGCGGTCAAGCCTGGTCTGGCACGCCAGCTCAACGAGCTCGGCAAACGACTCGAACGCCGGCCCACGTTTCGCGTGCACATCGTGGGCAACGGCGACGAAGGCCGCAGCGACGCGGCCAACCGCCTGCTCGCGCAGGACCGCGCCCTGAGCGTGCGCGACTACCTGCTCGCGCGCGGCGCCGACGTCACCCGCCTCACCACCGAAGGCAAGGCCGGAGGCCGACAGCTGGAACTTCGCATCAGCGAAGGGAAGTGA